The genomic region TAAGAtattgttatttttgaaatattttaattcaaattttaacatttgatagattttaattttataaatattcgattaaaattttgaattattatttaaattttaaagtggATATGtggatttttttatcaatttactttgaaaaaagaaaagaaaattatggactatttgttttaaatgaaattgagGTGAAAGGGGAAACATTATCCAATCATTACACAAATTGTGCAAATTAAGGTAAACCAAGATTTTGAGTAATTAAAACCACATCTTCAAGTTAAGAAAAAGACCAATAACTAGCTGTAATTTTCTACCAATCAGTGGACCCCACGTTAACCTTCAGCTGACGTGGCAGCAACCAAATATGTAAGCTTACAAGAGACAAACTCACGTAAAAAAGAAGGCATCGTATTCTGTCTTCCTTCCTCACTGTCTCACCACTGGCCAACACAAAGCATATGCCCCATTATTACTACAACTAAAAAAATCCCTTAATTATCGCCCCTAAACACACTTAACTTCAGTCCCCTAAGCTTGGTAATTGCgcccaccccccccccccccccccggCCGAAACCAGAAGTCCCcaccttttattaaaaatcccGCGTTTGTGTAGGTAATTAAGATcgaaatataaataattaaaatttgatgaattttcggactattttttttttggtttttttgttttaattctGTTTGGTGTGATctgtatttttattattgttctCGAGGAGCTGTCATCAAAAGCTTCTCGCTTTTCGTAAATTTGAAGGCTCCCCAATTTACCATTCTTATTTAAtcaatcatttcttttttggaaATTAATTTGGTGGAACAAGTTTCGATTTTTAGAACCTTTTTTGAGGCTATAAATAAGGCTTTCTGATCCCAAGTTTTCTTGTGTGTAAGTAAGAGATCAAACTCGCTACGCGTTTTTATCTGATTGTTCTCTCGAATTCTCAATCAGGTCCTCTTGTTTCAGTCCCTGATCTGAAAATCAATTACCAAAATTTGATCTCTCAATCGCtgtctctctgtctctctgtCTGTTTTCTCAAACAGGCCCTCTTCTTTGGCAGGTTTTTGAGTTGAAAAGGCGAGATCTGAGCAATGGCGGCAAATTCATCAAATGGTGAACAACAGACAACCTCAAAGCCACCACCTTTGCCATCTCCATTGCGCTTTTCTAAGTTTTTTCAGGTTATTTTTATTGCTTGTTCTTTATTACTAAAATGTTggtatcaattttttttttcctttatcatgTTATGCAGCTTTCACTTTCTTTGCGCTAATTAAAAACAGTAAGTGATTGTGATGTTTTTCTGCATCTGGGTAGTTGCTTTTCTCTGTGAATTATAACGTGTTAAAAGGTTGCATTGAGCGTAGCCTTTGGTTATGGCTTAAGAAAAATGGTTTATTTAGAGTAATTTAAATTGGGGCAGACAATGTATGGTTGCCTGGTCCCGCAGCTCGTTAGATATAGCTCATAAAGTAGAGGAAATTTAATGCAGGGTATGTGAACAGTTGATGATAGTACTCGTAGCTTCATGGTCATGGATCTCTTTGCATATGCACTCGCAGTAAACCAAATTGATCTGTTTAATTGTGTGTTACCATTCTCATTTGGTACTGAATCTGTTTACTGTTTGCTAGTCTTGGAAatgttcaaataaaataacGTGTGGGCAGGCCATGTTCGAATGATGACCTCTTGTTCCTTGATTTGTTGGCGTGTAATTTTCTgtcttttcaaaataaatgcCAAGAGACAATCGAGAgcaatataaataataatcaattattgGAAAGGAATTCATCCAGATTCATTCAAAATCATTCTTAAGATAATTTCCAGAGATGAATCCCAATATCGTTGTCCCTCCTGAACAGGTAGCTCCAGGATTGTAGATCCTTTATTATGGTTAAGTATTTAGCTTAGATTTGTGAATGCTGTCGGAGATCTTGTTTCTCTAATTGCTTTCTTGATCTTTATGCCCTTGACGGATCAAGAATTGCAATATTCCTCCTCTCTTTGCTGTCTTATATCTATATATTCTAGTGATTATCGAACTCTCCCTGCTTCTTAGATGAAGTTTTTGTTGATCAGCTTGATTACATTGTAATTCTTCATATACATTTGATTTATATCTTTAATATTATCTTTGATTGTTTATTGCAGTCCAACATGAGGATTTTGGTAACTGGTGGAGCTGGTTTTATTGGTTCTCACTTAGTGGACAAATTgatggaaaatgagaaaaatgaggTTGGTAGATTTCTTATCACATCCAAGTTGTGTTTCCTTGTTTAGAAATGATTAGCAGAACTGATACTAGTATTATTATGTTCTACACTATTAtatgtgtctaataccttcaTACTCAGGTGATTGTTGTTGATAACTACTTCACTGGATCAAAAGACAACCTTAGGAAGTGGATTGGCCATCCAAGATTTGAGCTTATTCGTCATGGTAAGTTCTTATCGTTTAGCCTGTTATTGTTTCAAGGTCTCTGGATACaaaagcttttctttttcttgccaTAAAGGTCTAGTGGAGGTGTATTTactatatttctttttcttttaatgtagCATATATTTTTCTGTTCTGGTCTATCAGAATGAGTCAGGATATAAACCATCTTAGCTGTTATATGCTGTGTTTCAAAATGTCATTGCATTAACTTCAAATCATCTGAATAGATTTCAGTGTAAAGACTGTTCAGGTGATATTATTAGTAGATTAGGAAGAGcaattttgagaaatttgatgttattattgtGAAATTCTGGCATTTATATGAAATTTGTGATTCATGATTTCAATTTACATCTATTGCAATGTACAGCAACACAAAATGCTTGAACTGGAAATGGGTAGTGAAAACAAAAGTTTCATATCAATAATGCAAATATGAGATTGTATTCTCTTACAAAATCATTtgtcatattaatatataaatatactGTTTTGTTACATTGgttgatataatatatattgcaGTTATTGAATCTGTgtctctttttctcctttgtaGATGTTACTGAGCCATTGTTGATTGAAGTTGATCAGATTTACCATCTTGCATGCCCAGCTTCTCCAATTTTCTACAAATACAATCCTGTGAAGGTGGGTGTTGGTGTTTCtgttaatatatttttgacTAGTTGCTTAATTTTTGCTTTCTATTTTTATAGACAATAAAGACAAATGTGATTGGCACACTGAACATGCTGGGACTTGCCAAGCGAGTGGGAGCAAGGTTAGGGAATGCAGTTctttatcaatttatttatgcCCCCCTCTCCACTGGCTTTACTGAATTGGAATATTGTGGAACAGGATCTTGCTCACATCAACTTCAGAGGTATATGGAGATCCTCTAATCCATCCACAACCTGAAACATACTGGGGTAATGTCAACCCAATTGGTAAGTTCCTCAATTGATGTTTGTATTATTTATGCATATGGCTTATTTTATTAGACAGTGTTGTAAAATTGGACCTGAAACATACTGCCAAGACTATGTGTTGTAAAATTGGACCTTGGGAGATGCAATTAACAGAGGAGTCAGCTTGGCAGAATGTATAAGGTTATGACAACATTACTCTGCACTGAATGCCTTCTTCTTGTTATAGGGGTTCGGAGCTGCTATGATGAAGGGAAGCGTGTGGCTGAGACCCTGATGTTTGATTACCATAGGCAGCATGGGATTGGTAAATATCTAGGTTTACCTAAATGAAGCTATCCAGCCACtattattaattcttaacATGGTTCTTTCATCCTTTACCACAGAGATACGAATTGCTAGGATCTTCAACACGTATGGGCCACGCATGAACATCGATGATGGACGTGTTGTCAGCAATTTCATAGCTCAAGCACTTCggtaaatattttgttttaatgtgTTGGTTGTTAGCATACTGTCTGCTCCCTTTTTATTCTTAGGTTTGCTGTCGACCAGACTGCCATTCACTTATCAATTTCTGATTTAATCATAGAGCAACAAGACAGTTGTTTTACAAATTCTGTTACCTTTTCGTGCTTAAgcttaaaacatttttccCACTTGTTTGCCACTGAGCTAGTATTGTCTCTCATTTCACTTCTCTTTTGCACTTTGTAGTGGTGAACCACTGACAGTTCAAAAGCCTGGGACGCAAACTCGCAGTTTCTGTTATGTCTCTGACATGGTATGCTACAGAAGTACATGTTTGACTAGCTTTAATACTTCTGATATCTCTGtatgaaataaattaagtataaCATTTGTAAAAATGTTTAGGTTGATGGCCTCATTCGTCTCATGGAGGGGGAGAACACTGGTCCAATCAATATTGGGAACCCAGGTTATCCGACAAACTTTTATGTGAATATATAGGAAATTTTTGTCTAGGCTTTACGATTAGCTCTTAGGCACTTGCTGATTCAGGACTTTTATATGCTTTTAGGTGAATTTACCATGCTTGAGCTTGCTGAGACAGTTAAGGAGGTGAGTTTCTTATTTTCACTATGATAGCTCAAAAGCTCAATATATTTTGGTCATTGTCAAGTTAGACATATCAACCTCTTTCGTATGTTGTTTTGAATATTGGACTGTGAGGGGTTCAAAGTTGTGATGACAGAGAGATAGAGAGATGGGATGCATGAAATAAATGGGGggtaaaaattacttttttttttttacttttgaaaGTTTTGAGCCTGACCGGGCTTCTGTTTCATGGTGCATCGCCGCAGCTTATTAATCCTGAGGTGGAGATAAAGACGGTGGAGAACACTCCAGATGATCCACGACAGAGAAAACCAGACATTgcaaaggcaaaggaattgctaGGCTGGGAGCCCAAAGTCAAGTTGCGGGATGGTCTCCTACTCATGGAGGAGGATTTCCGATTGAGGCTAGGAGTCTCCAAAAAGAAGTGAATGAATTATATATAAGGTGGAATTTTCAATGGCAGATTCAGCCCTTGTGGTGGGAATATTTCTCATTTATACTCTCCCCTTGCCTCATATTGTTCTTTTATCATATCATAGCAAAATAATCCATAACCATAGAATGTGAGGTGAGAATTTGTGAAACTTATTGAATTTCGGCAGTCCttatagtgaacatagatggtCTTGTTGCCGTTAATTTTGTTTGCTACAGCAATTAATAAAAGTTTGATGATTCTCTTTAGCGGACAAACTCTTTCCTTGCCTTATGTACCATGCCATGTTACCCCCTGCGAAGAAACAGGTCAGATACTTGTGGAATTGTGGCCAAACTGTTGATTatcatgaaattttcatatcCTATCTATAGCTCCAAGTGGGGTAAGCTCAAACCTTAATCTCATATTAATAGAAAGAGGGTGGAAATAAAGGAGAAACGTAATTGCCATTTGCCAAACTGGCATTAGAAAATGTAATTACCACCAACTAGGGTTACATATCCATACTTGATTTGGTCAAAGCTCTTGTAGATTGATATAGGAGGACACAGACCATATGATTTCCGTTAGAATGAGAAACCCTCTTACCTCCCGCGCCAGCTGGGGAAATGACGGGAGGACAgaacttaaaacaaaaagacaaaATGGGAGGTAGAGAACcaatttcttttactttttctattCGGAAAAACGCTTTACGTACGACAACTTTCTTGAACAACTCTAATCATTAGTTTTATCTGATAAAACTCGTTAAGTATTCCAGCTATCCGCAGAAAAACTTCCTCTTTAATGATATGCTAAATATAAGTAGCAATTCTTAGTGCTAGTTTTATTTCATAAGATTCTGGGTTTTATCTCTTATAAGCAAACGGATGTCCCACACTTTTACTCTTTAAGTGATATTCTACACAGTAATAATTCTTCCCTTCTTTTACTTTtctgttttatttgttttcttcttgtcGTGGGTTCCGACGTTGTGGGCAGGGAAGTAAGGGAAGCTTCAGCATGAAGAAAGTGAGAAATGGGGTCGTTAGTTGCTCCTGGATGTAGATATCAATTCTCTGAACATGAACTACATCTGCAGTTTCAATATGTTCgataaattaatcaaaataaatggAACTACTGCTATTAATAATTTCAGATTATATTCTGATtagttttctatatttttaatgtatcCGTCAAAGTATATCCACTTTGTAACAGGTTATTCTGCAAGTGC from Theobroma cacao cultivar B97-61/B2 chromosome 9, Criollo_cocoa_genome_V2, whole genome shotgun sequence harbors:
- the LOC18590728 gene encoding UDP-glucuronic acid decarboxylase 5 isoform X2, with product MNPNIVVPPEQSNMRILVTGGAGFIGSHLVDKLMENEKNEVIVVDNYFTGSKDNLRKWIGHPRFELIRHDVTEPLLIEVDQIYHLACPASPIFYKYNPVKTIKTNVIGTLNMLGLAKRVGARILLTSTSEVYGDPLIHPQPETYWGNVNPIGVRSCYDEGKRVAETLMFDYHRQHGIEIRIARIFNTYGPRMNIDDGRVVSNFIAQALRGEPLTVQKPGTQTRSFCYVSDMVDGLIRLMEGENTGPINIGNPGEFTMLELAETVKELINPEVEIKTVENTPDDPRQRKPDIAKAKELLGWEPKVKLRDGLLLMEEDFRLRLGVSKKK
- the LOC18590728 gene encoding UDP-glucuronic acid decarboxylase 6 isoform X1, which codes for MAANSSNGEQQTTSKPPPLPSPLRFSKFFQSNMRILVTGGAGFIGSHLVDKLMENEKNEVIVVDNYFTGSKDNLRKWIGHPRFELIRHDVTEPLLIEVDQIYHLACPASPIFYKYNPVKTIKTNVIGTLNMLGLAKRVGARILLTSTSEVYGDPLIHPQPETYWGNVNPIGVRSCYDEGKRVAETLMFDYHRQHGIEIRIARIFNTYGPRMNIDDGRVVSNFIAQALRGEPLTVQKPGTQTRSFCYVSDMVDGLIRLMEGENTGPINIGNPGEFTMLELAETVKELINPEVEIKTVENTPDDPRQRKPDIAKAKELLGWEPKVKLRDGLLLMEEDFRLRLGVSKKK